The Fragaria vesca subsp. vesca linkage group LG2, FraVesHawaii_1.0, whole genome shotgun sequence genome includes a window with the following:
- the LOC101293446 gene encoding dolichyl-diphosphooligosaccharide--protein glycosyltransferase subunit DAD1-like — protein sequence MVKPPSSSSSSSSTTQDALALFNSLRSAYSATPTSLKVIDLYVGFAVSTAIIQVVYMALVGSFPFNSFLSGVLSCIGTAVLAVCLRIQVNKENKEFKDLAPERAFADFVLCNLVLHLVIMNFLG from the exons ATGGTGAAGCCGCCGTCGTCGTCATCGTCGTCGTCGTCGACGACCCAGGACGCCCTTGCCCTTTTCAATTCGCTGAGATCGGCTTACTCTGCCACTCCTACCTCTCTCAAG GTGATTGATCTCTATGTGGGTTTCGCTGTATCCACTGCCATCATCCAG GTCGTCTACATGGCTCTTGTTGGATCATTCCCATTTAACTCTTTTCTCTCTGGAGTACTCTCATGCATAGGGACAGCAGTCCTTGCTG TTTGCCTTCGTATTCAAGTGAACAAAGAAAACAAGGAATTTAAG GATTTAGCACCGGAGCGGGCTTTTGCAGATTTTGTTCTCTGCAATTTGGTGCTGCATTTGGTGATCATGAATTTCCTTGGATGA